DNA from Pseudomonas mendocina:
CGATGCTCGTCGGCCAACTGAACAAGTTTCAACTCTGGGATGAAGATACCTGGAATGCCGTAGCCGAAGCCGACCTGGCCGCCATCAAGCAGCCGGGTGCCCTTTCCGATGATTTGCGTGACTTGATCCTGTGACCATGACCGATAGCAGCTTGCGCCATATTACCGTGCTGCTCGACGAAGCCGTCGAGGGCCTCGCTGTGCGCGCGGACGGTTGCTATATCGATGGCACCTTCGGCCGCGGCGGGCACAGTCGGTTGATCTTGCAGAAGCTTGGCCCAGGTGGGCGGCTCTTGGGGTTCGACAAAGATCCCCTGGCGATAGCCACCGGGGAAGCATTGGCGGCCGAAGACGGCCGCTTTGTCGTTGTGCAGCGCAGTTTTGCGGAACTTGGCGAGGAGTCCGTTGTCCGCGGCCTGGCCGGCTCTGTCTCGGGCATCCTGCTCGACCTGGGGGTCTCTTCGCCACAGCTGGATGATCCCGCACGCGGTTTCAGTTTTCTCAATGACGGCCCGCTGGATATGCGCATGAACCCGGATGCCGGGGTGAGCGCCGCTGACTGGATCGCCACGGCAGACGAAGACGAAATTGCTCGTGTTCTCAAGGATTACGGCGAAGAGCGCTTTGCCAAGCGTATGGCGCGTGCCGTGGTGCAGCGCCGCGCTGAGCAGCCGTTCACCCGCACTGCCGATCTGGCGCAAGTGCTCACTGTTGCCAATCCGGCCTGGGAAAAGGGCAAGAACCCGGCAACGCGTGCGTTCCAGGGTATCCGCATCCACGTCAACAACGAACTCGGCGATCTCGAGCGTGGCCTGGACGCAGCACTGGAAGCGCTGGAGGTGGGCGGGCGCCTGGTGGTGATCAGCTTCCATTCACTGGAAGATCGCATCGTCAAACAGTTCATGAAGCGTCAGGCCAAGGGCGAGGCAGACAAGTTACCGCGCGACCTGCCAATCATTCCCAAGGCTTTCGAGCCGCGTCTGAAGCTGATTGGCAAACCGGTTTATGCCGGCGATGCCGAGCTCAAGGCCAATCCGCGCTCGCGTAGCGCGGTGATGCGCATTGCGGAGAAGTTGCGGTGAGCCGCCGTCTGGTTCGCTCCATGCCCAGCGGCAGCTTTCTGATGCTGCTGTTGTTCATCGCCATTTTGCTTTCTGCGCTGGCGGTGTCTTACAGCGCTCACTGGAATCGTCAGTTGCTCAATGAGCTGTACGGCGAGCTCAGCGTGCGCGACAAGGCGCAGGCCGAGTGGGGCCGACTGATTCTTGAGCAGAGCACCTGGACTGCGCATAACCGCATCGAGACGCTGGCTAGCGAACAGTTGAAAATGCACATTCCCGATCCCGCCGCTGTACGTATGGTGCGGCCATGATCGGTCTTGAAGGCGCACTCTATCCCTGGCGTTTCCGCCTGGTGTTGGCGCTGCTCGCTCTGATGGTCGGCGCCATTGCCTGGCGTATGCTTGATCTGCAGGTGCTCGACCACGACTTCCTCAA
Protein-coding regions in this window:
- the ftsL gene encoding cell division protein FtsL, yielding MSRRLVRSMPSGSFLMLLLFIAILLSALAVSYSAHWNRQLLNELYGELSVRDKAQAEWGRLILEQSTWTAHNRIETLASEQLKMHIPDPAAVRMVRP
- the rsmH gene encoding 16S rRNA (cytosine(1402)-N(4))-methyltransferase RsmH, which codes for MTDSSLRHITVLLDEAVEGLAVRADGCYIDGTFGRGGHSRLILQKLGPGGRLLGFDKDPLAIATGEALAAEDGRFVVVQRSFAELGEESVVRGLAGSVSGILLDLGVSSPQLDDPARGFSFLNDGPLDMRMNPDAGVSAADWIATADEDEIARVLKDYGEERFAKRMARAVVQRRAEQPFTRTADLAQVLTVANPAWEKGKNPATRAFQGIRIHVNNELGDLERGLDAALEALEVGGRLVVISFHSLEDRIVKQFMKRQAKGEADKLPRDLPIIPKAFEPRLKLIGKPVYAGDAELKANPRSRSAVMRIAEKLR